The nucleotide sequence AAACCTGCTGCAAAGTCCACTGTGAAAGCTTCTAAAAAAGCGACTGCTCCTGCAAAAAAGAAGCAGAGCTTTGGTGGATTGTCTGAAGAAATTTTGCTTCGCATGCATAACCTGATGGTTAAATCCCGCGTGCTTGAAGAACGTCTGATCAAAATTTATAAAGCCGGTGAGGCTTACTTCTGGATTGGTGGACCTGGTGAGGAAGCCTGGGGTGTTGCCTTGGGTATGCTGGCGCGCAAAGGCTCTGGCCCAGAGAACGACTGGTTGCACCTGCACTATCGCTGTACTCCGACGATGGTGGCTTTGGGCATGGACATGATTGATTCCATCCGCTTGATGATGAACCGTGCGACGGATCCATCCACAGGTGGTCGTAACTTCTCCAGCCACTATTGCTTCCCGCAGTGGAACGTGGCTCCGGTGACGTCTCCTTTGGAAGTTCAATATCCGATCGCGTGTGGTACGGCTCACGTGCAAAAGCGTGCGGGTAAAGGTGCGATCTCTATCGTGACTGGTGGTGACGCTGGGACTGCTGAAGGTGACTTCGCATCCTGCTTGATTCTTGCCTCCCGTAAGGGCCAGGAACTTCCGATGCTGATCACTGTTCAGAACAACGGCTACGGTATTTCGACTCCGTATGAAGGTCAGCACGGTGAAACGAACATCGCGGATCGCGCTGCTGCGTTCAACATCCGTTCCCGTGTGATCAACGGCAATGACCCGATTGAAACTTATCTGGCTCTGAAAGAAGAGATGGAATACATCCGTAAAACCGGCAAACCATCCTTCATCGAAGCGAAGGTGACTCGTTTGTACGGTCACTCTTCCGCGGACGGCGCCAATAAAAAACCACACTTGTTTGACCCGGTTCTGACTTTCGAAAAAAACCTGATCGATGCTGGCATTCTGGATCCGAAGGCTGCGAAGAAGATCTGGGAAGACTATGAAGCCGAAGGCGTCAACGCCCAGGAACAAGCCCGCCAGGAACCGGTGCCGACTCCGGAATCTGTTTGGGATCATGTTTACGTTAACAGCGAAAATGCAGATTGGAGAAAATTCTAATGGCAAGTATTGCTCAGGCCATCAGAATGGCCCTTCACTATGGTGAAGCCAACATGGGAGTTAAAGACATCTTCGGTCAGGACGTGGGCGCACCACTGGGGGGCGTTTTCACAGCGACTCAAGGTTTGGAAACGGCGTGGAACTCCACTCTGGATGAACGTGGGATCATCAGCATGGCGATGGGTATCGCGATGGGTGGTGACCGCTGCGTGGCTGAAATCCAGTTTGCGGACTATATCTTCAACACCATCGATCTTTTGAAAATTGCCGGTAACACTTTGTGGTGCACAAACGGTCAGATTCAATTGCCAATGGTGGTGATGACTCCGGTGGGTGCGGGGATCTTTGGTTCCGTTTACCACTCTCATTCCTTCGATGCATGGGCCTCCCGCCTGCAAGGCTGGAAGATCGTGATGCCGTCCAATCCGTTGGATGCTTACGGTTTGATGCTTTCTGCGATCGAAGATCCAAATCCGGTTCTTTATTTGAAATCCAAGGCGTTGATGCGCCATAAAGGTGATGAGCTGATCCCGGGTGAGCCTGCGGATGAAAAAGAGCTTAAAGCCATGATCGACAAACCAGTTCAGAATTCTGAAGGCTGGAAGCCGCGCTGGCCGGAACTTGAAAAATACATGGTTCCAATCGGCAAGGGCAAGATCACTCACGCGGGTGAACACATCACGGTTGTCACATACAGCCGCATGGTGCACCTGTGTGACGAAGTGGCGGTGAAACTGGCAGAAGAAGGCATCTCAGTTGAGGTGATCGATCTGCGCTCGATTTATCCATACGACTGGCCGATGATTAAAGAATCCATCGAAAAAACCGGCCGCGTATTGTTCGTGAACGAGGACACGGAAGTGACCAACTTCGGTGAGCACTTGGCGTACCGTGCGACTCAAGAGTGCTTCTATCAACTGATGGCGCGTCCGCGTGTTCTGGCTGGTAAAAACCTGCCGGGCATCGGTCTGCATCCGAACCTTGAAAAGAACTCTGTGCCACAGATCCATGACATTGAACTTGCGATTCGTGAAGTCGTAGCGGAAGTGCCGTAAATGAAAAAAGAAATGTCCCACAGAAAAAAGGTCCGCCGTCGTGTGAATAAAAAAAGCACGGCTTTGGTATTCGATAAATACGAACT is from Bdellovibrio bacteriovorus str. Tiberius and encodes:
- a CDS encoding thiamine pyrophosphate-dependent dehydrogenase E1 component subunit alpha; this encodes MAKKTTVKAGGKAAAGKTTKKAAKPAAKSTVKASKKATAPAKKKQSFGGLSEEILLRMHNLMVKSRVLEERLIKIYKAGEAYFWIGGPGEEAWGVALGMLARKGSGPENDWLHLHYRCTPTMVALGMDMIDSIRLMMNRATDPSTGGRNFSSHYCFPQWNVAPVTSPLEVQYPIACGTAHVQKRAGKGAISIVTGGDAGTAEGDFASCLILASRKGQELPMLITVQNNGYGISTPYEGQHGETNIADRAAAFNIRSRVINGNDPIETYLALKEEMEYIRKTGKPSFIEAKVTRLYGHSSADGANKKPHLFDPVLTFEKNLIDAGILDPKAAKKIWEDYEAEGVNAQEQARQEPVPTPESVWDHVYVNSENADWRKF
- a CDS encoding alpha-ketoacid dehydrogenase subunit beta, whose product is MASIAQAIRMALHYGEANMGVKDIFGQDVGAPLGGVFTATQGLETAWNSTLDERGIISMAMGIAMGGDRCVAEIQFADYIFNTIDLLKIAGNTLWCTNGQIQLPMVVMTPVGAGIFGSVYHSHSFDAWASRLQGWKIVMPSNPLDAYGLMLSAIEDPNPVLYLKSKALMRHKGDELIPGEPADEKELKAMIDKPVQNSEGWKPRWPELEKYMVPIGKGKITHAGEHITVVTYSRMVHLCDEVAVKLAEEGISVEVIDLRSIYPYDWPMIKESIEKTGRVLFVNEDTEVTNFGEHLAYRATQECFYQLMARPRVLAGKNLPGIGLHPNLEKNSVPQIHDIELAIREVVAEVP